In Gadus chalcogrammus isolate NIFS_2021 chromosome 23, NIFS_Gcha_1.0, whole genome shotgun sequence, a genomic segment contains:
- the dync2i1 gene encoding cytoplasmic dynein 2 intermediate chain 1 translates to MPTEKKLTKEDTWKPAELTKHMRDAGHGDRRREERERRARDNTKEEERESRKARDNKDEERERRRSRDPREERHVERKSEGAEEREKERRRREGGAEREKGRRREGGEEREKERRREGGAEREKERREGGEEREKERRREGEEREKERKRERDADTRGPDRGSQRHREGERERHKDRARERGIGDEKDKKREEREGHRRREGGREGEREEREKHKEREHREEGDRRHDERPDKARRVRRSEEKEEEKNKEPRSDGDRVEDVGGGVSTELREPEETKARHHGDQDTGEKERRRASRHPVLPEAEAAGADVPPAASERKVAAEPESAHGEPAYEDDFEEYEEDFEELDESGEEEQDDEEKEEVVVVESPRQKMGAERRKEVEAIQRAMEEENRRAAGGRSGTEEEIRPQESEQTRPGSPHRGSQRGPQRGKFIDFVAAKQREINQKVASKQKKRSTELLRLVELDFSPTFSLLDLPPLSQYDVYIKSFGNTNTKQAYVQCREDDGERDVQTDLIEVLDRWTQHPADHTGACGEPGRSQDSPDGNTAQINIDSQRLATFLHSAVQVMSVLLEEDHAERRSLRTTSSQTDALSFSEGNLQLNTQLPFLHGRPCSLLLFSASQRQTLLSVHGPLAQPGAVRLDSWTLLCVWSMWEPSRPQKVLVYESEVRCCCFSPGRGALVLAGTSDGSLVLWDLREPAGGHHTMTVAGTEWTFRQPTFSTDAVLSALGHHSAVNTIAVLPSPSSTTSTSSTAAEPQPPLLASEESAGTSFQLASLDERGVLNLWVVLELTSASLAGSQTDLGLRPGGKVKLLHSSCMPAVEREGADLEALQLHFLPSDANHFLITTNMGVVHHGTVHGFRSPPRDYGSQEGGSRPLNVTSLHFSPFNPQLFLVGCSDGSMRLHIVSSHWPLAEWTTCRGGGAPEVGVVSVRWSQSRPAIFCVLDSASHLHLWDLSRDALGPVATETLHADGVTAMAVFGSASSSSSSNQSSFSGVALAHRTGKLQLHYFNPSFSSANHAEDEGVLQSMMHQAL, encoded by the exons ATGCCGACTGAGAAG AAACTCACCAAGGAAGACACTTGGAAACCAGCCGAGCTGACCAAACACATGAGG GACGCTGGTcatggagacaggaggagggaggagagagagaggagggcgagagacaacaccaaagaggaggagagagagagcaggaaggCACGAGACAAtaaggatgaggagagagagagaaggcggtCGAGAGACCCCAGGGAAGAGAGACAcgtagagaggaagagtgagggagcggaggagagagagaaggagaggaggaggagggagggaggagcagagagagagaaggggaggaggagagaaggaggagaggagagagagaaggaaaggaggagagagggaggtgcagagagagagaaggagagaagagaaggaggagaggagagagagaaggagaggaggagagaaggagaggagagagagaaggagaggaagagagagagggatgcagATACGAGAGGACCTGATAGAGGCTCCCAGAGACaccgagaaggagagagagagaggcacaaagaccgggcgagggagagaggcataGGAGACGAGAAggataaaaagagagaggagagagaggggcatagaaggagagagggagggagagagggggaaagagaggagagagagaaacacaaagagagggagCATCGGGAAGAGGGCGATCGACGGCACGATGAACGGCCCGACAAAGCACGACGAGTAAGACGCtccgaggagaaggaggaag agaaaaacaaagaacCCCGAAGCGacggagacagg GTCGAGGATGTCGGTGGGGGCGTGTCCACGGAGCTCAGGGAGCCGGAGGAGACCAAGGCCCGTCACCATGGGGACCAAGACACTGGGGAGAAGGAGCGGCGGCGAGCGAGTAGACACCCGGTCCTCCCAGAAGCAGAAGCAGCGGGAGCAGATGTTCCTCCTGCTGCCTCCGAGAGGAAG GTTGCTGCCGAGCCAGAGTCGGCGCACGGAGAGCCCGCGTATGAGGACGACTTCGAG GAGTACGAGGAGGACTTTGAGGAGCTGGAtgagagtggggaggaggagcaggatgacgaggagaaggaggaggtggtggtggtggagtcccCTCGCCAGAAgatgggagcagagaggaggaaggaggtggaggccaTCCAGAGggccatggaggaggagaaccgaagagcagcaggggggaggagcgGAACCGAGGAGGAGATCAGACCCCAAG AGTCCGAGCAGACCCGTCCGGGCTCTCCTCATCGCGGTTCTCAGAGAGGTCCTCAGCGCGGGAAGTTTATCGACTTTGTGGCAGCGAAGCAGAGAGAAATCAATCAGAAAGTCGCCAGCAAGCAGAA GAAGCGCAGTACGGAGCTGCTGCGACTCGTGGAGTTGGACTTCTCTCCGACCTTCTCCCTCCTGGACCTCCCACCGCTCAGCCAGTACGACGTCTACATCAAGAGCTTTGGGAACACCAACACCaaacag GCCTATGTCCAGTGTCGTGAGGACGACGGGGAGCGAGACGTCCAGACGGACCTCATCGAGGTTCTGGACAGGTGGACCCAGCACCCGGCGGACCACACTGGAGCCTGTGGGG AACCAGGGCGGTCTCAGGACTCCCCAGATGGGAACACGGCGCAGATTAACATCGACTCCCAGCGCCTGGCCACCTTCCTACACTCAGCcgtacag GTGATGTCggtgctgctggaggaggaccACGCTGAGAGACGGTCTCTGAGGACGACCAGCAGCCAGACGGACGCCCTGTCCTTCAGCGAGGGGAACCTGCAGCTCAACACCCAGCTGCCCTTTCTCCACG GTCGGCCCTGCAGCCTGCTGCTCTTCTCCGCGTCCCAGAGACAGACCCTTCTGTCGGTCCACGGCCCCCTGGCCCAGCCCGGGGCGGTCCGCCTGGACAGCTGGACCCTGCTCTGCGTCTGGAGCATGTGGGAGCCGTCCCGACCCCAGAAGGTCCTGGTCTACGAGTCTGAG GTGAGGTGCTGCTGCTTCAGCCCAGGGAGGGGTGCCCTGGTGCTGGCCGGGACGTCGGACGGCTCCCTGGTGCTCTGGGACCTGAGAGAGCCGGCCGGGGGTCATCACACCATGACCGTCGCCGGGACCGAGTGGACCTTCAGACAGCCCACCTTCTCCACCG ACGCGGTCCTCTCCGCCCTGGGGCACCACTCAGCAGTCAACACCATCGCGgtgctcccctccccctcctccaccacctccacctcctctacagCCGCagagccccagccccccctgctggccagcGAGG AGTCGGCGGGGACGTCCTTCCAGCTCGCCTCTCTGGACGAGAGGGGGGTTCTGAACCTCTGG GTGGTGCTGGAGTTGACCTCAGCCAGCCTGGCTGGATCTCAGACTGACCTGG GTCTGAGGCCCGGAGGAAAGGTCAAGCTGCTACACAGCTCCTGTATGCCTGCTGTGGagag ggAGGGCGCCGACCTTGAGGCCCTGCAGCTCCACTTCCTGCCCAGCGACGCCAACCACTtcctcatcaccaccaacatG GGAGTGGTGCATCATGGGACGGTCCATGGGTTCAGATCCCCTCCCAGGGACTACGGCTCTCAGGAAGGGGGGTCGAGACCCCTCAACGTCACCTCCCTCCACTTCTCCCCCTTCAACCCCCAGCTCttcctg GTTGGCTGCTCGGACGGCAGCATGAGGCTCCACATCGTGTCGTCCCATTGGCCGCTGGCTGAGTGGACCACCTgccgagggggcggggccccggaGGTGGGTGTGGTCTCGGTCCGCTGGTCCCAGTCCAGACCGGCCATCTTCTGCGTTCTTGACTccgcctcccacctccacctctgggACCTGAGCCGCGACGCCCTGGGGCCCGTCGCCACGGAAACGCTGCACGCCGACGG GGTGACGGCCATGGCGGTGtttggctccgcctcctcctcctcctcctccaatcagagcTCGTTCTCCGGAGTGGCGCTGGCGCACCGCACAGGGAAACTCCAGCTCCACTACTTCAACCCCAGCTTCTCCTCGGCCAATCACGCGGAGGATGAGGGCGTCCTGCAGTCCATGATGCACCaagccctctga
- the wdr97 gene encoding WD repeat-containing protein 97, producing MRRTDPHQSERRPDPVPIRPPSPRVPDFLLQFAEESWFKHLYPQPQCVPTSLSPDGFCWVLLDHLDSPGSRSKREVLVALKTLLLQHLLQEQHAIAQHLLLSLPRHTGALVGEMLTIALQLGGGGYSDVVNLLVLLANQTPSLCQAAGARLEVLGVQGAETWLRPELQSWGRALRGRAPAWRVQQDCAARWLCLWTTKYKDHVRADQRGHASSVDVLNFFCSSRRARQGVPGARQDTVRLSPPPCGPQPIHRLGETHSMLRTRKAAGLALPPLRNRPSLTGFPRVLSFPLPRLNLLPLSCPIGQLDATPPSRRYFLLDQSQPEYYR from the exons ATGAGGAGAACCGACCCCCACCAG TCTGAAAGAAGACCTGACCCCGTCCCaatccgccccccctccccacgggTCCCGGACTTCCTGCTCCAGTTTGCAGAGGAGAGCTGGTTTAAACACCTGTACCCCCAACCCCAG tgCGTCccgacctccctctctccagacgGGTTCTGCTGGGTCCTCTTGGACCACCTGGACTCCCCCGGCTCCCGGTCCAAGAGGGAGGTCCTGGTCGCTCTGaagaccctcctcctccagcacctcctgcaGGAGCAGCACGCCATcgcccagcacctcctcctgtcCCTACCCCGACACACGGGg GCTCTAGTGGGTGAGATGCTAACCATAGCTCTACAACTGGGAGGTGGCGGCTACAGCGATGTCGTCAACCTCTTGGTGCTGCTGGCCAATCAGACGCCGTCCCTCTG CCAGGCGGCCGGGGCCCGGCTGGAGGTGCTGGGGGTGCAGGGGGCCGAGACGTGGCTGAGGCCGGAGCTCCAGTCCTGGGGTAGAGCGCTCCGGGGCCGGGCCCCCGCCTGGAGGGTCCAGCAGGACTGCGCCGCTCGCTGGCTGTGCCTCTGGACGACCAAATACAAG GACCACGTGAGAGCGGACCAGCGAGGCCACGCCTCCTCCGTGGACGTCCTCaacttcttctgctcctccaggAGGGCCCGGCAGGGGGTCCCAGGGGCACGACAGGACACCGTGAGGCTGTCCCCCCCGCCCTG cggtcCTCAGCCTATCCATCGTCTTGGAGAGACTCACAGCATGCTGAGAACACGCAAAGCAGCTG GACtagccctgccccccctccgCAACCGTCCCTCCCTCACTGGCTTCCCCCGGGTCCTCAGTTTCCCTCTGCCGCGCCtcaacctcctccccctctcctgcccCATTGGTCAGCTGGAcgccacgcccccctccaggcgctacttcctgctggaccaatcacagccggAGTACTACAGATGA